The following proteins are encoded in a genomic region of Arachis ipaensis cultivar K30076 chromosome B02, Araip1.1, whole genome shotgun sequence:
- the LOC110262482 gene encoding putative disease resistance protein At3g14460: MASGAFLDGFIKVVFQRLLTMDTVNQVLGKKLGPDLVERLEISLKAAEAVLDDAEYKQLGDDGVRVWLNKLRDAVYDADDFLDALLTKAATQKKVHSLLPSFFLNRHRKMVDNMEGVVSRIEFLVRQKDILGLQKTIKDNNLSSWRETTCLMEGNIYGREHDQQALIKTINDNSESQLSVIPIVGMGGVGKTTLAKWVYSVAEGFDLKAWVCISETFDVAEITKKTIEEITKNSCTLGTLNLLQNKLQEILSGKKFFVVLDDVWSDDADKWKQFLTPFHCGAKGRTILLTTRNQKVASVVQTCPSCTLNELSEESCWLLFAANACFPELNGNPTLEDVGRKIVKKCKGLPLAVETLGRSLRGKDDVKEWNVVLMNDIWELKNSKIIPALLISYFQLPPYMKRCFVYCSLFPKDHKFEKNELVLLWMAEDLLRLPNGGESLEEVGSECFEELASRLFFKKLQDNDKYFVMHDLLHDLAIFLAGDFYYRIEELDEQEKKKVLTRHLSHLPYGSLDHPISKVFKSDMKSESLRTSLYIDDLLSKKSRASKLKYLRVLSFRQLGALPDSIGKLIHLRYLNLSRTYVKTLPESLCNLYNLQTLILYQCRYLTMLPNGMHKLVNLRHLDLRGTSLKEMPRGISKLKHMPILDYFVVGKHKDNGMEELGGLSNLEGSFEIKKLENVADVRQAKSARMLEKNRIDNLSLEWSSGNKMVSNIETLRDILDNLQPHNGLKELKIKGYKGERFPDWVGHCSYNNMTSVTLASCKNCCMLPSLGQLPSLKSLRIEGFDQLKRIGDEFYKSDSDHHSSPTAPFPSLVTLEFHKMPCWEEWHVPDPEAFPRLRTLEIVDCPMLNVSKVEMGEDDEERCDEMVGGGDALSIRPSQSFNATTINHLCCLQELCIAGCLSIVSFLGNCLPKSLQRLEIWCCPKFEFPKQQQHNYDLVELQIVFSCDSLTSFSLDAFPNLKNLQIEWCRNLESVSMSEAPHAALEEVTIIDCSKLVTFAGEGLAAPNLTHLQVRWCEKLEALPRDMKSLLPSLLSLQIYGCPNICRLAEGDLPSNLKELEVGICEEQMRDLSWMPNLHALTRLEIYGSYCNNIKSYPEVRSLPHLPSLTTLEIWGFKNLETLECNELLRLTSLQQLHIVGCEKLENMEGEKLPPSLLRLEVDFCDLLGEHCKNKHQLIWPKISHIPTIQVDFKHIS, translated from the coding sequence ATGGCTAGTGGAGCTTTCCTTGATGGCTTCATTAAAGTTGTGTTTCAAAGGTTGCTCACAATGGATACGGTCAACCAGGtcttgggcaagaagcttggccCTGACTTGGTTGAGAGGCTGGAAATTTCTCTGAAAGCTGCTGAAGCTGTGCTTGATGATGCTGAGTACAAGCAACTGGGCGACGATGGTGTGAGGGTGTGGCTCAACAAACTGAGAGATGCTGTTTATGATGCTGATGATTTTCTGGACGCTCTACTCACCAAAGCCGCCACTCAAAAGAAGGTACATTCTTTATTGCCTAGTTTCTTCCTCAACCGACATAGAAAGATGGTAGATAACATGGAAGGAGTGGTTTCAAGAATAGAATTTCTTGTAAGGCAAAAGGATATCCTTGGTCTTCAAAAGACTATCAAGGATAATAACTTGTCATCATGGCGAGAAACCACATGCCTGATGGAAGGGAACATATATGGCAGGGAGCATGATCAACAAGCTCTAAtcaaaacaataaatgacaaCAGTGAATCTCAGTTATCTGTGATTCCTATTGTTGGCATGGGTGGGGTTGGTAAAACAACCTTAGCCAAATGGGTGTACAGTGTCGCGGAAGGGTTTGATCTGAAAGCATGGGTCTGCATCTCTGAAACATTTGATGTTGCTGAGATTACAAAGAAAACCATTGAGGAGATTACTAAAAATTCTTGTACCCTTGGGACTTTAAATTTGCTTCAAAATAAACTGCAGGAAATCTTGTCGGGAAAGAAGTTCTTTGTTGTTCTAGACGATGTCTGGAGTGATGATGCCGATAAGTGGAAGCAATTTCTAACTCCTTTTCATTGTGGGGCTAAGGGTAGGACAATTCTTCTAACAACTCGCAATCAAAAGGTTGCTTCAGTAGTTCAAACATGTCCCTCTTGCACTCTTAATGAGTTGTCCGAAGAGTCTTGCTGGTTATTGTTTGCAGCCAATGCATGTTTTCCGGAGTTAAACGGGAACCCAACACTAGAGGATGTCGGTAGAAAGATTGTCAAGAAGTGTAAGGGGTTGCCATTAGCTGTAGAAACACTTGGGCGTTCGTTGCGAGGAAAGGATGATGTTAAAGAATGGAATGTTGTTTTAATGAATGACATTTGGGAATTGAAAAATAGTAAAATTATTCCAGCATTGTTAATAAGCTACTTCCAACTACCTCCTTACATGAAGCGTTGTTTCGTTTATTGTTCATTGTTTCCCAAAGATCATAAGTTTGAGAAAAATGAACTAGTTTTGCTGTGGATGGCTGAAGATCTTTTAAGGCTACCAAATGGAGGAGAGAGTTTAGAAGAGGTTGGTTCTGAGTGTTTTGAAGAATTAGCTTCGAGGTTATTCTTTAAAAAGCTTCAAGACAATGACAAGTATTTTGTGATGCATGATCTCTTGCATGACTTGGCAATATTCCTTGCTGGAGACTTCTATTATAGAATAGAAGAGCTTgatgaacaagaaaagaagaaggttCTCACTCGTCATTTGTCACATTTGCCATATGGAAGCTTAGATCATCCAATCTCAAAAGTCTTTAAGTCCGATATGAAATCAGAATCTTTGAGGACATCATTGTATATCGATGATTTGTTAAGCAAGAAAAGCAGAGCATCAAAGTTGAAATACTTGAGAGTTTTATCCTTTCGTCAACTTGGTGCATTACCTGATTCAATAGGTAAATTGATTCATCTACGCTATTTGAATCTCTCTAGGACCTATGTGAAGACATTACCAGAGTCATTATGCAACTTGTATAATCTACAAACATTAATATTGTATCAATGTCGTTACCTGACCATGTTGCCCAATGGCATGCATAAACTTGTGAATTTACGGCATCTTGATCTTAGGGGAACTTCTTTGAAAGAAATGCCTAGAGGAATAAGTAAATTGAAACACATGCCTATTTTAGATTACTTTGTGGTGGGCAAGCACAAAGACAATGGAATGGAGGAATTAGGAGGGCTCTCAAATCTTGAAGGATCATTTGAGATTAAGAAGTTGGAGAATGTTGCTGATGTCAGACAAGCCAAGAGTGCAAGGATGTTGGAGAAGAACCGCATTGACAACTTATCGTTGGAATGGTCTTCAGGTAATAAGATGGTTTCAAACATAGAGACTTTGAGAGATATACTCGATAATTTGCAACCGCACAATGGGTTGAAAGAGTTGAAAATCAAGGGATACAAGGGCGAAAGATTTCCAGATTGGGTGGGGCACTGTTCTTACAACAATATGACAAGTGTAACACTAGCATCTTGCAAGAATTGTTGCATGCTGCCTTCACTTGGACAACTGCCATCTCTAAAGTCCCTGCGCATTGAAGGTTTTGATCAGCTCAAGCGTATTGGTGATGAGTTTTACAAGAGTGACAGCGATCATCATTCTTCGCCTACTGCACCGTTTCCCTCACTGGTGACGTTGGAATTTCATAAGATGCCATGCTGGGAGGAGTGGCACGTACCTGACCCAGAAGCTTTTCCTCGGCTTAGGACACTTGAAATAGTAGATTGTCCAATGTTAAATGTTTCCAAAGTAGAAATGGGGGAAGATGATGAAGAAAGGTGTGATGAGATGGTAGGTGGTGGGGATGCTTTATCAATAAGGCCATCTCAATCATTTAATGCAACCACCATCAACCATCTATGTTGCCTCCAAGAACTATGTATTGCTGGGTGTCTCTCTATTGTATCCTTTCTGGGCAATTGTTTACCCAAATCTCTGCAAAGGCTGGAAATCTGGTGTTGCCCAAAATTTGAATTCCCCAAGCAACAGCAGCACAACTATGATTTGGTAGAGCTACAGATAGTTTTCAGCTGCGATTCACTGACCTCGTTTTCTTTAGATGCCTTTCCCAATCTCAAGAATCTCCAGATAGAATGGTGTAGGAATCTGGAATCAGTGTCAATGTCAGAGGCACCACACGCTGCTCTTGAAGAAGTCACCATCATTGACTGCTCCAAATTAGTGACATTTGCAGGAGAAGGACTGGCTGCACCCAACTTGACTCATCTTCAAGTCAGATGGTGCGAGAAGTTGGAGGCATTACCACGTGACATGAAGAGTCTACTCCCAAGTTTACTCTCTCTCCAGATATATGGTTGCCCAAACATTTGCAGGTTGGCAGAGGGTGATTTGCCGTCTAACTTGAAAGAACTTGAAGTAGGAATTTGCGAGGAACAAATGAGGGATCTATCATGGATGCCCAACTTGCACGCCCTCACTCGTCTTGAAATTTATGGTTCTTACTGCAACAACATAAAGTCATACCCAGAGGTGCGTTCGCTGCCTCACCTTCCCTCCCTTACCACTCTTGAGATATGGGGGTTCAAGAATCTGGAGACATTGGAGTGCAACGAGCTTCTCCGCCTCACCTCCCTTCAACAATTGCACATTGTGGGCTGCGAGAAGCTGGAGAATATGGAAGGAGAAAAGCTGCCTCCCTCTCTCTTGCGACTTGAAGTTGATTTTTGTGATTTGCTGGGAGAACACTGCAAGAACAAGCATCAACTAATCTGGCCCAAAATTTCCCACATCCCCACCATTCAAGTCGATTTCAAACATATTTCCTAA